In a genomic window of Meriones unguiculatus strain TT.TT164.6M chromosome 8, Bangor_MerUng_6.1, whole genome shotgun sequence:
- the Cbx6 gene encoding chromobox protein homolog 6 isoform X2, which produces MELSAVGERVFAAESIIKRRIRKGRIEYLVKWKGWAIKYSTWEPEENILDSRLIAAFEQKERERELYGPKKRGPKPKTFLLKPSASASSPKLHSSAAVHRLKKDIRRCHRMSRRPLPRPDPQGGSPGLRPPISPFSETVRIINRKVKPREPKRNRIILNLKVIDKGPGGGSAAQGTGALARPKVPSRNRVIGKSKKFSESMLRTQIRHMKFGAFALYKPPPAPLAPSTVGKADVASSGPGLLLDPPAAAPYDAHSSSSSGCPSPTLQSSDPDDAPPKLLPETMSRSAPNWREPEVLDLSIPPEAAAAGQRVPPDVTAAAAQALHTALEPTGACPAEPEAGDWRPEMSPCSNVVVTDVTSNLLTVTIKEFCSPEDFEKVAAGVAGATGGGGGTGPSK; this is translated from the exons ATGGAGCTGTCTGCAGTGGGCGAGCGGGTCTTCGCGGCCGAATCCATCATCAAACGCCGGATCCGAAAG gGACGCATCGAGTACCTGGTGAAATGGAAGGGGTGGGCGATCAA GTACAGCACTTGGGAGCCGGAGGAGAACATTCTGGATTCGAGGCTCATCGCCGCCTTCGAGCAGAA AGAAAGGGAACGTGAGCTGTATGGGCCCAAGAAGAGAGGACCCAAACCCAAAACTTTCCTCCTAAAG CCGAGCGCCAGCGCCTCCTCTCCCAAGCTGCACTCCAGCGCTGCGGTGCACCGGCTCAAGAAAGACATCCGCCGCTGCCACCGCATGTCCCGCCGCCCCCTGCCACGTCCAGACCCACAGGGGGGCAGCCCTGGCCTGCGCCCACCCATCTCACCCTTTTCTGAGACCGTGCGCATTATCAACCGCAAGGTGAAGCCCAGGGAGCCCAAACGGAACCGCATCATCCTGAACCTGAAGGTGATTGACAAGGGCCCGGGAGGTGGCAGCGCTGCGCAGGGCACCGGGGCGCTTGCCCGCCCCAAAGTCCCCTCGCGGAACCGGGTCATCGGGAAGAGCAAGAAGTTCAGCGAGAGTATGCTCCGCACCCAGATCCGCCACATGAAGTTCGGCGCCTTCGCGCTCTACAAGCCCCCGCCCGCCCCTCTGGCGCCCTCTACCGTGGGCAAAGCCGACGTGGCCTCCTCGGGGCCTGGGCTGCTCCTGGACCCCCCAGCAGCTGCCCCCTACGATGCACACAGCTCCAGCTCTTCCGGCTGCCCCTCACCCACACTGCAGTCCTCCGACCCAGACGATGCGCCCCCCAAGCTGCTCCCCGAGACCATGAGCAGGTCTGCTCCCAACTGGAGGGAGCCCGAGGTGCTGGATCTGTCCATCCCTCCTGAGGCAGCTGCCGCCGGCCAGCGGGTGCCTCCTGATGTCACTGCTGCTGCGGCTCAGGCACTTCACACAGCTCTGGAGCCCACAGGTGCCTGCCCCGCTGAGCCTGAGGCTGGGGACTGGCGCCCCGAGATGTCGCCCTGCTCCAATGTCGTTGTCACAGATGTCACCAGCAACCTCCTGACGGTGACCATCAAGGAATTCTGCAGCCCTGAGGATTTCGAGAAGGTGGCTGCTGGCGTGGCAGGTGCTACAGGGGGTGGCGGTGGCACAGGGCCGAGCAAGTGA
- the Cbx6 gene encoding chromobox protein homolog 6 isoform X1, with product MELSAVGERVFAAESIIKRRIRKGRIEYLVKWKGWAIKYSTWEPEENILDSRLIAAFEQKERERELYGPKKRGPKPKTFLLKARAQAEALRISDVHFSVKPSASASSPKLHSSAAVHRLKKDIRRCHRMSRRPLPRPDPQGGSPGLRPPISPFSETVRIINRKVKPREPKRNRIILNLKVIDKGPGGGSAAQGTGALARPKVPSRNRVIGKSKKFSESMLRTQIRHMKFGAFALYKPPPAPLAPSTVGKADVASSGPGLLLDPPAAAPYDAHSSSSSGCPSPTLQSSDPDDAPPKLLPETMSRSAPNWREPEVLDLSIPPEAAAAGQRVPPDVTAAAAQALHTALEPTGACPAEPEAGDWRPEMSPCSNVVVTDVTSNLLTVTIKEFCSPEDFEKVAAGVAGATGGGGGTGPSK from the exons ATGGAGCTGTCTGCAGTGGGCGAGCGGGTCTTCGCGGCCGAATCCATCATCAAACGCCGGATCCGAAAG gGACGCATCGAGTACCTGGTGAAATGGAAGGGGTGGGCGATCAA GTACAGCACTTGGGAGCCGGAGGAGAACATTCTGGATTCGAGGCTCATCGCCGCCTTCGAGCAGAA AGAAAGGGAACGTGAGCTGTATGGGCCCAAGAAGAGAGGACCCAAACCCAAAACTTTCCTCCTAAAG GCCCGGGCCCAGGCGGAGGCCCTCCGAATCAGTGATGTGCATTTCTCTGTCAAGCCGAGCGCCAGCGCCTCCTCTCCCAAGCTGCACTCCAGCGCTGCGGTGCACCGGCTCAAGAAAGACATCCGCCGCTGCCACCGCATGTCCCGCCGCCCCCTGCCACGTCCAGACCCACAGGGGGGCAGCCCTGGCCTGCGCCCACCCATCTCACCCTTTTCTGAGACCGTGCGCATTATCAACCGCAAGGTGAAGCCCAGGGAGCCCAAACGGAACCGCATCATCCTGAACCTGAAGGTGATTGACAAGGGCCCGGGAGGTGGCAGCGCTGCGCAGGGCACCGGGGCGCTTGCCCGCCCCAAAGTCCCCTCGCGGAACCGGGTCATCGGGAAGAGCAAGAAGTTCAGCGAGAGTATGCTCCGCACCCAGATCCGCCACATGAAGTTCGGCGCCTTCGCGCTCTACAAGCCCCCGCCCGCCCCTCTGGCGCCCTCTACCGTGGGCAAAGCCGACGTGGCCTCCTCGGGGCCTGGGCTGCTCCTGGACCCCCCAGCAGCTGCCCCCTACGATGCACACAGCTCCAGCTCTTCCGGCTGCCCCTCACCCACACTGCAGTCCTCCGACCCAGACGATGCGCCCCCCAAGCTGCTCCCCGAGACCATGAGCAGGTCTGCTCCCAACTGGAGGGAGCCCGAGGTGCTGGATCTGTCCATCCCTCCTGAGGCAGCTGCCGCCGGCCAGCGGGTGCCTCCTGATGTCACTGCTGCTGCGGCTCAGGCACTTCACACAGCTCTGGAGCCCACAGGTGCCTGCCCCGCTGAGCCTGAGGCTGGGGACTGGCGCCCCGAGATGTCGCCCTGCTCCAATGTCGTTGTCACAGATGTCACCAGCAACCTCCTGACGGTGACCATCAAGGAATTCTGCAGCCCTGAGGATTTCGAGAAGGTGGCTGCTGGCGTGGCAGGTGCTACAGGGGGTGGCGGTGGCACAGGGCCGAGCAAGTGA